A stretch of DNA from Odocoileus virginianus isolate 20LAN1187 ecotype Illinois chromosome 7, Ovbor_1.2, whole genome shotgun sequence:
TTCGTTTAGCAAAAGGCTTCTGATAAGGGCAACTCTTGAGCTTACCGAACCCATTTTCTCTAGAaatgggagagacagaggatTTAATAGCTGTAGTTATTAGAGCTGCCTGAATACCATAATGTAGTCTTCCTACATTTCCCAAATACTGTAAAGGCCCGGTTAGACTGGCAGAATTGTTCAAAATCTTAAAAACCACATGACATACTCTGGTGTTGTGAAACTCAGCATAAAGGAACAAGCTTCTTCTCTAGTTTGTATAGACTGTACCTCTGTCCCTATTGTACTGTCTTCTCTAATCCCTTTCCAATCTCTTGCGAACATCATAGCAACTTTCCTCTTGTTATATTTAGTTAAGGCCATTGTCTAGAGTGGCAAaaggcagaggggtgggggtTGAGAGAGAGCCATTTTAGCTTTCTTTTCATCATGTGCTCTTAATGTCCTTTGAGAGCATGTGGCATTTTACAACCTAGAGTGCCTACCTCTGAAACTGTCAGGATGAGTGTCTAGCTCCTCCTCTTAGCACATGGGTGAAAGGAATGCACCACCTTCTATCTACCTGAGCCGCAATCATGGAGTAGATTGTACAGTGGCCTGGAGCCAAAGGGAAAGAATGGGGAACCCAGGAGAGGTGGACTCGGGCGATAGGGTTGTCACTCACCATAAAGGCTTCTAACCAGATGCTAGATAAAGAATGCAGGGTCTGAGGGAAAGCTACTTTAGATAACATCTTCAAagacagtatttcttttttggcATTATGTACCTGCTATAAATTTTTCTTCAACTTTTAAATAAGGAACATTTCAAACCTCAGTAAAATTGAAAGAGGGGAGTCATCTAGATTCACCAGTCATTACATTTAATTAGCCATGTTTGCTTTATCTCATCTCTCTAAATATTATCTAAGTATTATCTATACACCTATATAATTTCATCTCTTTTATAATTTGTCTCTCTCCCTAGATAGATAGATTTTATATGTTTGCATTTGGCCAAATCTTTTGGAAGTAAGTTGTAGACAGTTTGACATTTTACCCCCAAAACTTAAATGTGCTTGAAAGGTGGCTTCTAAACCGAAGAAGAGCCAGCCAGAGAGGTAGTAAAATCCTGTGTCATAAGCTGGATGGTCTCCGGCATGGTGCACTTTAATTCCGTTTGAACCTCTTAGTTCTCTGCCCTGATCTTGTACTCAAGGCTCTTTGAAGCCGTGTAGGGTGCTGATAAATAGCAAAACATTGAAGTTAAAAAGGAACTCATTACTGGTAGCATCCACTTCTGCCCTCTGTTCCAGGTGAACCTCTGCCTCTTGAGGGTAGCATTTGTAGGTCAAGGATCGTTATGGCTCGAGGCCTGTGTGACTGGGGGCAGCCGCCCAGCCACCTCTCTCGTGTGTCTCTGGCCTGGCTGTGAAAATCTTCAGCATCCAGTGGTTTAAAGGCTGTGGTAGGACCACTTCAGCTTTTGTTCTTTCCTACCCAGGAAGATACACGGTGGTGACTGATTGTGACAGGGAAAAGAAGTGTGTTCCTCTGTTCACATGTCTGAAATATCTGTAAAATACGGACAAAAATTTGTGAGGAGCCAAACATACTGTGGTATCATGGGACAGAAAAAGAACAGTACTGGAAAAGCTAGTGAAATCCGAATCAAATCTGGAGTGTGGTTAATACATGAAAAAGAACAGTACTGGAAAAGCTAGTGAAATCCGAATCAAATCTGGAGTGTGGTTAATACTAATGTTCCAATGTTGATTTCCTAGTGTTAGTAAAGGTACCGTGGTTATAGAAGATGATCAAATTAGGAGAACTTGGGTAAATGGTATATatctttgtaacttttctgtaggtgtaaaattattctaaagtaaaaatttattaaaaaaagatgacAGCATGAGAGGTAGAGATCAACTGAAAtggcttttagttttttaaatacatagtctttgtaggaaaatcagaaaataaggaTAAACTAAAATCACTCTATCTCTAGGTCACCTTTCTTGACCCAAAAATAATCACTGCCAACCTTTTAAGACTTTTTCTCCTCTGTAGATAAGAAAATaggattttagaaaataaaggtggGGGTCACACTAATACTGTTTCcttatctcctttcttttctgtccAAGACATTGTGATCAGTTTTCCATGCCAGcagaatatgttttttaattgctTGTTTCTAATCCCTTAAATTATTGACTGATCCCGTACTCTCGggcatttatataattttcagttATAAACAATACTGCACTGTATTGATTGAAACTTAAGTGTTTTGTGCATGTCAATGATTGTTCCCTTAATCCTTAAAAATGAAGTTGCTGAGTCAGAGGGCTTGTCCACTTGTAAGCCTTTATGGTCCACTTGCCTTTCTGAAAACCTGTCCCACGGTCTGAACATTCCCCAACTCTGAGTCGTTATCTTCTTCTGTATCTTTACTAACTAGACAGGCGAAAAAGAGgaggtatttttatttatattttttaaaaaggtagagaGGTTTCCATTTTCTGTGTATTGTCCTCTTATATTCTTATTTGAGTAAACAGCCTATTGGTACAGTTTTCCATTAGTGTatggtttatttttgtattgatttaTAGGAGCACTCTGCCTGCAGGTCTCCCTTCAGAGGCAGACCAGGATGCCTAGGCACTGCTCTCACTGATCTCATTTCCCCCCTGCAGATCCTAAATCTGACCCAGGCCCTGAAAGACAACAAGTGTCCCCTGCACCTCGTCCAGATGCCACCTGTGATCGTTGAGACGGCCCGTTCCCACCAGCGATCTTCTAGCGAGTCCTACACACAGAGCTTTCAGAGTCGGAAGCCGTTCTTTTCCTGGTGGTAGCCCCAGAGGCAGACAAAGGCATATTGTCTGAGACTTGGGCTGGGAAGAAGCCTGGGGAGCGGGTTGCAAGAAAGCCAGAGAAGCCGGTGGAGATCAGTGCCCTTAAGAGCCCTCCCTCTCTGCTCACCACCCCCTCGAGCTTTCCCAGGCCTGGGGAGAAGCATGCGCAGAGGGACTGTGTGTGCTGTGCGCCCTCCTGAGTGCTGGGGAGGGCTGGCGCTCCACGCAAGCCGTCCGGATGCCGGGAAAGGAGCATCTCCTGGGGGCAGGCTGGGAAAGTCCCTTCCCTCCTGGACACCCTGCTCTGTTGCTATTCGTTGTTATATTCTGCatcagaaaaaatacaaatacaaatttcAGTACTAGTAGCAAAACCCAGGTAGAATCCCAGACCCTCTCATAGCAAAACCTGATCCAGACCTAAATGTGCATGGACCCAAACATCCAGGTGTCTCACAGTTCCTTACTGTGCAAACCAAGGCAGCTGGGTGACTTGCAGTGCTGGGACAGACAGAAGCCACACTTCCCTTTTGTGTCTTGCCAAGTCTTCTTTCCGTCTTCCTCCCACCGGTGTGATAGGTTGACTCCAGACATGATTTTCACACTGAGGGGACATCTGCTCTTGGACTCCCAGCAGTTTTACAGTGATTGTCTAGATCACCTCTGCTCCCTTCCCCACTGGGGACCCAGCCCCTCTAGGCCAGGACTGTAGGTTGTTTATCACTCAGGcaaaggcaggagggaggaagtTACCTCCCCAGCATGGGAACATGATCTATACCACTAAGTATATGCTGGGAGCTGTGATGGTCTGTGGGTGGGCTTACCCCCTCCTTGCTCACTAGGTCCTTGGCCCTAGCCAGAGATGACAGACTTTCCCAGTCTTCTGATTTGTTCCTGTTGTTTTTGATGTTTTTTCTCAACTCTTTTCACTTGATAGGTTCAGTTCTGGGTTCTGGAGTGTCTCTTGGTGAGGGTTCTAGGATGGGTCTAGCTCATGAGAGGACAGGATATTAAGTCCTTGGGTTTCTTTTTGTGGTACCACTGCTGCTGGGTGGAGGCAATGAGACTTGTATTCTGCCTCCTAATTAGcagcttccttttccttcctgacTTCTTGTTCCAGGCCAATTTTTCTATGGCTTCTCGAGAAAGGTGGGGCCCTAAGGAAAGAGACATTCCCACTGTCCCCAGTGCCTGCCTGGCCCAGTGTGCATCTTCTTGCTTCCACGTCTCTTTCCCCTCAGCTCTCCCCCTTACCAGCTGTCCGAGCCCTTTCTACACCAAAGCAAAGAATGGCCTCAGTGGGGAGCAGAGGGTGCCACCCATGGCTATAGGGCAGCCCTGGACGGTTCAAGTTTCTGGCACCCTGCGATTGGTCAGTCAGCCTTGGAAAGAAACTATCTTGAAGGTTTGAAAACCAACCAAAGAAAAGGAGTGGGGACTGTTGCCATGTTCCCTCTGCTTCCCTAGCTCCCGCTATTGCAGAGAGCAGAGCGGAGGTGTGCAACCCTCTCGTCAGCTGGGCCAGGCTGGTCCCCTTCCAATACAGCCCCCAGGAGCCAGCTTATCCTGGGCTTCCACCCCGCCAACAGAAGAGTCTCTGGAGCTGGGTGTGCACGCCCTGTGGACAGAGGCACTGCTCCCCGCCAGCCCCAGCCCTGACAATCCCATGGAGCTGACCTGGACTTTGGCCTTGGGGACCATGTTTGTGAGAACTTGGGAGCAGCAGGGCTCCCAGAGGCCAGAGGGGACCAGGGTATGTTTAGCTCTCCACAGACATGTTTATAAACGTGTTGTTGAATTGCCCCACCTGGGGTGGAGAGGACTTGAGTGGTCTAAAGGGCTGGTTGCTTCTCCCACCGAGGAGATGTGCACATTGCCTCAGCCAGACCAGCTCTGGGATGCAAAGGAAATTGGGTCCAATGTAAGAGGGAGCTGGTCCCAGTCCTGGCAGGTGAAAGTGCGGGGCATCCTTTCCTGGCCCACATCCGTTCTCCTTGAAGCCTGTACTCAGGTTGCCTTGAATGTGGACTTTGGGAGAGCCTGGGCCCTGAGTGCCAGGGCAGGCTTTTGGGTGGCCCTCACGGAGCTGCCTGGCCCAGCCCTCTGCCAGCCATTGTCCCATCTCCCAGTGTCAGGGAGTGGAGGCTGGGCTGTGAGAGTGCTGCTGCCTCTGTATTGTTCTTCTAATGCACTGTAGAAATTGTATATGTAATGTATTTAAATCAATGCAAATGTATGAATAACAAGTCCAATTCCGACCTTTTTTGTCTAGCTTTCTTTGGTGGAAAGAAGACAAGGTAGGAAGCCTTTTTAAGGACAGAGAACCCTGTGTTGCCATGGAATTGCTGAGATATGGCTCTtgaatatattttcctctagTAGAGGAAGGTACAGATTCTCAGTTCCCAAAATATGGTTTTAACCCATTTGACATCAATACCTGACCTGAACCTACATTGATTGATGCAAAGCTGTTTATAATCATCATATATCTTTCTTACTATGAATATTTCTTGCAGAAatattagtgttttgttttgagaTGTTCCTTCGATAGGGGTTTTACAGTTTTTGCAATGTTTACTTTCTAAAAGCTGAAATAATTCTAAATTCCAAAATCATCTTTCCCCAAGGGGTTGGGATAAGGAATGTGGACTGGCTTTTCTTCTTGACCACAAGAGGGCAGCCCTGTGCTGTGTGTGCATCCCTGTCCACCTGGAGCAATTTGAACCCTGGCTGCGATAAGTGAGGATAATCAAGCAGGTAGGAGGGGTGTGAGGAAAGCTAAATGCTAATGGCTTCTTTTGAGCCAAAGCCAGAACAGCAGTCAGAATTCCTCACCTCACGGGTTTTCAGGAAACTTCAGTAACGCAAAAGGCATGATTGGTGCTCACAGGGGTAAAGAGGGCAGCTGAGGAGCTAGTACCCACTGCGTTGACTGCACTCATTCCACCCAGGGCCTGCTGCCCACTACGCAGCTCTGATTGTAATAGAAGCTGGTGAGGGGCCAAAGACCCTTCTCCTCTCCTTGGACCAGGAGGCCAGCCCTATTTTCTCCTTCCTGGGAACTGTCCCCTCCCTGCAGTGAACCCAAGCCTCACCCCCGGCTCCAGAGTGTCCATTTCCAGATCTTCCCCTTGCGTGACAGACTCACATAACTCTCGATGCACATGGTTTTATTTTGCCACTTGAACTACGTTTTTCCTGTGCTGGCCTGAAGGGGCAGGGGTGTGGGACGAGCTGCTGGACCGTGGGCCACAGTTGTAGCAGGAGTAGTGGGATGCTGCGTCAGAGTGCCTGTCACTTGACTCCCAGGGAACTATTCTGCAGCCCAGGCATAGTGTTAAACTGAGAAGGGCTGAGGCACTGTTTTCCTCAGTCTGGTGAGGAATGGGTCCCCTATAATAGCTCAGTGGAAGCCTCCGGGCCTGTTCTGCTCCAAGCAGGCCAGTAGCAGCAGTGAGGCTGTTGTGAGgctgtctctttcttctttgccttccccAGCCCTTTGGCAAAAGTCTCTGTGAATCCTGGGGAAGATACAGCCGGCCCCAGCCCCTTCCCCGGCTCAGTGTCTGATCTGATGGAGGTAGCTTGTGGGTCCTGGCTTCCTCCAGTTCCGGCGGATCCGGGCACTGGTCCTCCTAGAGTTCACATACTGCTCACTGGAAGCCGTCTCCGTGGCGCTGCTCTGTGGTTCGGCTGGTGGAGCACAGGGCTCTGCAATTCTGCAGGGAACAGTCACGTTAAGCCAACATCAATGGGAAAGAGAACAGGGACTGAAGAGATTTTGGTCatgatgaactttttttttttttttcatgatgaacTATTAAAGCACACTGTTCAGAGCCAAATGAGACCAGGGCTGTGGTCTCATCTCTGCCCCCAGAGAGTTGCATGACAAGGCAAAGCTTTCAGACTGCTTTTATGTAAGGGGAGTTGGACTAGATCAGGGGTTGATCTAGAAAACTGTGTTTCTCCACCCTCCTCATCCTGTCCTGATACAAGACCAGAGGGCAAGTAGCCTTCTTAAGATGACTCCAGCAGGGATTACTGATCAACTGAAATTCATAGGAGCAACAAAGCTGATCTGCTGCCCTGGCCCTGATGACCTCTGAAGGCCTGTTCAGCTCTAATGTTCTGACTGTGGGCCCAGAGCGTAACACAGAGTGACTGCTTAGGCCACCTATGTGGTTCATCTTGGTCTCTTGGGGGCTTGCTGTTCCTGAGTGGGCAGCGACCTAAGCAAAGAGGTGAAGGACTGACTGGGGTAAATTTCAGATGAAGTTTCTCCGCAGTTTTTAACCTTTGATGCATCTATGGTACCCTTCTATGCTATGTTTTCAGCAGTCCCATAGCTCAGGTTATCACCCAGCTTACTTTTGAATGTTACCTGTTCAACAGCAGgtaaacaggatttttttttcccccttccaaaCCACAGTCCCTCCCTCGCTCCTGGTTCAGAATCACTGTGAAATGTGGCACCGGGTGGACCCAGGTACCCCTTCCCACGGGAGTTCACAGGGTCCTAGGTGACTCCAGCAGTAACAGTCTCTAAGTGCCAACCCCATGGTAGGCACTGTGTAGGCCTGGCAACAACCCCAATGGCAGGTACTTCACGGGGAGGCCAGGTGAGCAGCTCCAGGCCACACCAGCCAGGAAATGGAGGAGCGGGCCTGTCATGCTCCATGGCCTACCTGAGCCGGCTGCAGTGGTGTACCGAGGAGCCCAGGGGCTTCTGCCGAGGGGGCCTCTTCCTGCGCAGCCTCTTTAAGGCCTCGGCCACACGATGGTCCCCTGCATACTCCCAGACGATCTGTGCCCGTTCCTCAGCCAGCTGGTCCCCACTGCGCTGAAACAGGCCCTGGATCTGCAGCAGCTCGGCATCCTGGAAGATGTTGGCCACGGCCTGCTTGCGGCCCCGGGCCTCCGGTGGGGCTCGCCAGGGGGGTGGCTCGCTGACCACAGAGGCAGGGGTACCCATCCTGGGTGTTGAGGAAGGAGCAGGGAGGGACGTCAGCAGCTCAGTGGGCCCTTCCCAAGCCTGGGGGTCTTGACTAACACAAGGGCTTCTGGTGTTTCTGTTCTCCGGTAGCTGAAATGGAGTAAGTCTTGACTTAAAATCACTGATTTCCCAGGACACCTTGGGGAAATAATAACGATAGTCAGACTTTACAGTGTTTACGTGCCTGACCTATGTATTAACTTATGGGTCACAGAAGATGAGTATTGTGTATCTCCACCTCAGATGTTAAATGACTTTCTCATGGGCACAAAGTCATGTGTAAGTGCAGAGCCAGAAGCAGAGGCCAAGTctctctggctccagagtccacacAGACCCCAGGCCCGAGTGATAACACtcgtagcagcagcagctgaaatGTCTTAAGCACTCAGGTCGCAGGTACCCCCGTAACAGCTGTGCTCACATAACATCGTTGAATCATGGACGAGCACAACTATCCTAGGAGGTAGATACTTTTTAACCTCCTCAtgtcacaggtgaggaaactgaagaagaatATTCTGATGCTGAGACCCCAGCTGTGTGGCACAGAGGCAAGAGAGGGGCTGTGGCCTTGGGCTTCACAGGCAGGAATCCTGCTTCTGGCCGCCTCTACCACTGACTGGCTAGGTGACCTTCCTTGCGTCCACTGCCTCCCATGTAAACTTAATCAGCCATACAAGTACCTACTTCTTAGAGTTGCTGTGAGGACCGAGTGAAGACACAGAAAGCATTAAGACCATGCAAGATGTCCCACCAGTCTGCTTTTCCATCTGTAACACTGAGAATAGCATCCTGTCTTCTATTTTCAAGCTCCTGGGTGGGGGGCGGaatgaacccccccccccccacgtaTAATTTAGTTAAACAAGTCCATATAATTTAGTTAAACAGCATGAAATAGACCAATCAGATCTAACCACAGTCCGAAGAACCACAGAGAGAAAGGTGGGGCAGAAGAAGGGGCTACAGGATTGAAATATTCTCTCAGCACAGAGGCTGAAATCTATGATAAGTTCAGTAAAAGTTAGGCTTGGGTCAGTGCCACACCCCACCCCATAtgcaagaaatgaaaatggaattaTCTGAGTTCTATGTAGTTTTCATTGAATGGTAGAGGGATAAGAGGCTTACCCACCTTATCTTTGTCTTCACTACAGCCTGAAATGGCTATGGGATTGGAAAATAGACTGGAGACCAGGAAGAGCAAAGCCTTGGCATTATATAGAACTGGCTTTGAGTCCTAgctgtgctgggcttcccagttagctcagatggtaaagaatctgcccacagtgcgggagaccagggttcaacccttgggtcgggaagatcccctggagaaggtaatggcaacccactccagtattcttgcctggagaattccatggacagaggagcctggcaggctacagtccatgggttgcaaagagttggacacgactgaacaactcacACACCCAAGCTCTTCCTGGCTGTGACCTTAGGAAAGTTACTCaatctctctgggcctgtttGCTCAACTAGAAAATGGGGCTAATAACCACTTCTCAGGattattataaggattaaatgggTCTAGTGTGTATCAGGTCTCCAGTGAGAGCTAAATAAATGCAAATGCCCCTCTTCTTGGCCTTCTGGACTTTTTCACTTAGGTCAGGGGTGTAATGTGGACCCTTCTTTTCCTCTGAGCAGTCTGGCCTGAGCCAGCTGAAGGCCTTGCCTGTGCTCCCTTCTCCCTGCACAGTCCTGAGCCTAACGAGGAAGGCTTGGTTGCTAAGTCAGACCCCACTACACAGTTAATTACAGAGATATCTGTCAACCAGCAGCCAGcttaaaaaggagaaatcaaatttgaaataaatttaaataaaaaatatacatactcaactgtaaaaattacaaaatatcagAATCATATAAAGAAGAGCATTACCAGCTTCCTATCCTCAACTTATCCACCTGCAGATGTAACCTTTACTCTCACCTGCCTTTGATGCTCTTGAGAATTTGAGCCATCTCTCCCTCCCATTCAGACTCCTCAGATATGACTGTTCCTCACACCCCCTTGCCCTGGCCttccctcctcctgtcctcagtagCCACCCTCTTTGCAATAATTTCTACACTCACCCTGTCCCAGTTTCTATCATAAACTGCTCTCTCTTTTGAAAAGATTTAGTAGCTAAAATAAACCTGCAGAAGACTTTCagataaattaatttcaaaaaaattgtgCTTTTTATCTGGAATTTAAAAATCTGCCTCTCTGTAGGCACAATTATGGGAAACCAGTTAAGACCTAATATGTGTGGTAATTAAACCTCCAGAGCTGGATGATATACTGTGACCAGAAAACAGCAGTCACCAAGTCACACTTTCAGGctgataaagagaaataaaagctaacTACCATGGGGTGTTtgtctttccaggtggcactagtggtaaagaaaccacctgccagtgcaggagacataagagatacaggttcgatccttgggtcagggagatcccctggaggagggcatggaaacccatgccagtaatcttgcttggagaatcctgtggacagaggagcctggtgggttacaagtccaaagggtggcaaagtgtcggacatgactgaagcgactaagcacgcacgccGGGGGTGTTTATTCTGAATCAGCAACGTGCATGATATAATTTCATCCTCAAAACCATTGTTAGGAATCAGCACTGTTAACCTCATTGCCATTCACAGGGGACTAAAGAGGAACTGAAATACATAACCCTAAGCCCTAGGCTCAGGTGAGGCCTAGCCTAAGTGACCATGGCCCGAGCTTTTGAATCACCAATTTGACCTCACAGCCTTGCAGCTCAAAGCACATTTCTTCCCATTATTTCTGTGAAGACTTTTTCactattcttttctaatttatgtaGGGGGAAACTCGCCagtagaaagggaagaaggatgaATGTCCCACACCCCATGCAAGAGTAGGGGCGTGGAATTTGTTTTAATCTTCAGTAGCGCCAAAGCTGTTTACAGGGTGACAGGCTGCCCCAGCCTTGAAGCCATGAACCCATGGCACTCTGAAGGGGAAGAGCCCCAGCCTCCACAGAAGAAACCTGGAATTGCGCAGAGCTCTGGCTTCTGAGTCAGAGGACTAGCTTTAGGCCCGAGTGCTGCCACTCACTGGCTGAGACCTCAGGCACTTCACATGGCCTCTCTGGGCCTGTCTTCCTTACAGCTGAAAGGAAGGGTTTATTCGTATAGTCTCCGGGGCGTGTGCTGGTGTTGAGAGTAAATGACTCCATGGCAAGGCTAGGTCCACACGGAAGTGGAGATGAGTTAGCTTGTCTGCCAGGGCCCAGAAGCAACATGTGTGGACAGGTCTGTATAGTTAGGTGCCAGGGAACTCCCCTTTTCTGCCCTCCGTAGTCTTCCTTGGAGGCCAGACACTGTTGTGCTGCTGTGGGGTTAGGGGGTCTGGTAGAAGAAAGAGACCTCACTGCTCGAAAGCATTCTAGTGACCTAGGCTGGCTATGGCCAAGCCCAGAGCAGGCTCCTAGGCTGATAGTCCTGCTCTGAGACTCAGGCAGTCTCACCCACCCTTCAGAGAGACAGGCCATAGGATCAAATAGCAGCAGCTGTCTCAGGGAGGAAATGGCTCAGAGCCTGACTTTCCAGATGGTCCAGCCACCTACCTCTGCCAGGGCTGCAAGGCCCTGCCTCCAGCAGTCAGTTACAGAGTTACAAACAAACCAACAAGGAACCATGTGGGCGAGTCTGAGCCCCCAAGCCTCAACCACATCCTCGTGAACCTCGGGGAGGCCTTGGCAACTCCAGGTTTTGAGGTCCTTCACTCCTGGCTTGGCCTCCCACCCTGAAATTCAAACAGCAGAGTGAGGCTGGGAATAAAAACCAGTGGACTTCAAGTAGGATTAGATGGTAAACTTTGAGAAAGCTGAATCAGAAGATTCAAGAGAAAATTTACTATCAGGAAAAAATTTCCTGTCTCATTCAATGTGTTACTTTCCCACTGATTTCCTGGACAAGCCCTGAATCCAGGGAAGTCAGTGTGTACTTGAACAATGGCACTTGTTTAAACTGGGAAATGAAACCATGGGGCTATTAAAAGATTATAAATGGATCTTTCATTTTAGAGCTGACATAAAAGATAGGCATGGATCTGTGAGCTAATGAGTAAAGACTAATTGCGAAATCCTTCAATTTGATCCAAACTAGCTTAAAAATGAACTCCCAAAGTAAATATCAAATGTTGAAATTGAAGTTCAACTTGTTTTGAAACAGGCAATAAAGGAACTGCTGAGCTCcaacaaagaaatatatttaaaaagtgactcACCATGCACTGAATTTTGCAGTATACAAATATGGTGTCCAACTGAGTGCTCTTTGTAATGTATGAAGCTCAGTTCAGACAGCTTTTCACACTGTGGTCTCGGGGAGGTGCAGGGAAATATGACAGGCACAACACACTCGTATGACCTGGGCGGCAACTGTGCCCTCACTCGCTCAGCTCACCCCCTTCAGATAGAACTGGTGATGATGATAATCTGTAACCGGAGGCCAAGGGcctcttagaaaaagaaaaaaaaacctggaggCTCTGGCCCAAGCCCCATATCAACACTTGTAGCCTTGGCCTGTTTCCCTGCCCACTGGACAGCAGCCAAAATCAGTGGCTCCTTCAAGCAGAAGGCTCAGTCCAAATGACTATGTGGGTCCTGCCTCCCACAGGGCCGAGCTCAGCAAGTAGAGAACTAGACATGGGTTGGTCTACAATTCTGTGTCCCAGAAggtagagaaaggaaatgggCCCTTTCCCCAGGTTAATTCTCAGAGATGAGCTGGAAATAGACTGCTAGATCTAGGAATAACTCTTTCCTAGGGTCCAAGAACCctgaattctggctctgccattgATAACTGGGTACATTGGCAGGCCTTGGTTTTCCCCTGCCTCAATTTGCTCATTATCCAAATGGTGAGGATAAATAACCCTTAGGGGAGAGGGAGATTAATACTTTTATAGTATGCCAAGGATCTATCCCAGCACATTACATCATGAATGAATGATGGAAGAcagttgttattgctgttgtttcatcgctaagtcgtgtccaactctttgtgaccccatggactgtagcccggcaggcttctctgtccatgggatttcccaggcaagaatagtggagtgggttgctatttccttctccaggggatatccctgacccagggatggaacctgtgtctcccgcattggcaggcagattcttttaccactg
This window harbors:
- the AVPI1 gene encoding arginine vasopressin-induced protein 1, translating into MGTPASVVSEPPPWRAPPEARGRKQAVANIFQDAELLQIQGLFQRSGDQLAEERAQIVWEYAGDHRVAEALKRLRRKRPPRQKPLGSSVHHCSRLRIAEPCAPPAEPQSSATETASSEQYVNSRRTSARIRRNWRKPGPTSYLHQIRH